The Desulfosoma sp. genome includes a window with the following:
- a CDS encoding HAD-IC family P-type ATPase — MDWYRRDIDTVLSELGTSEHGLKEEEARERLSRFGPNKLAEVERISLIKIILHQFKSPLIYILLIAAVVTFLLEEYKDTGVIAAVLILNAFIGFVQELKAEKQVQALKSMVVAKARVLRDGKEVEINGEALVPGDIVLLASGGRVPADVRLIKTIELKADEALLTGESVPAEKKSETIPDDNLTPGDQRNMAFMGTVIVNGRGKGVVVATGSRTVLGGIAKDVKEIRVAQSPLQERIDRFARAIGIIVLVAATLLFLVGILVGIDAVDMFMTAVAATVATIPEGLPIVVTIALAIGVARMAQRNAIIRKLPAVETLGSTTVICSDKTGTLTRNEMTVKQAYDGQTLYEFTGTGYNPEGGILKDGEVVDLAGAEQLQLILRIGLLCNESRVYEEGGEYRVDGDPTEGALIVSAMKAGMDPEREREAFPQLAIIPFESDRGYMATLHRADRRNLIFVKGAPEKLLDLCTQGRTEVSAEFSRTAEEFGRQGLRVLGMACKEVPADQTDMTMADLKSDLVFVGLQGMIDPPRPEAIEAVAGCRDAGIRVVMITGDHAVTALAIARKLGIAPEEEAVEDLTSKPVDTLSDEEILELFQELVTALAVRSGLVSREAESATAKRVQAMSNPEFLGLLKGVLASLVKRAGPEGAVRNVLSGKEIETMSDDDLYHLVQKVSVYARVSPQHKLRITRQLIKRGEIVAMTGDGVNDAPALKAAHIGVAMGRSGTDVAKEASDMVIADDNFASIYRAVELGRVVFDNIRKVTFFLIPTGIAAIITILATVMLGLPLPYLPAQLLWINIVTNGLQDVALAFEPGEKDVLKRPPRPPRSGIFNRLMVERTIIVALLISAGVIYEFIHDLNRGASLEKARTMAVTLTVFFQFFQAFNSRSELQSLFTMNPLGNPFLFFGTLAAFGAHLAAIYHPALQWLFGMVPITLEEWMRIALLSFTVVVVVEIDKLVRRIIAGQR; from the coding sequence AGAAGAAGAGGCAAGGGAGCGTCTGAGCCGCTTTGGTCCGAACAAGCTGGCCGAGGTGGAGCGGATCAGCCTGATAAAGATCATCCTTCACCAGTTCAAGAGCCCTCTCATCTACATTCTGCTCATCGCGGCGGTGGTCACGTTTCTCCTGGAGGAATACAAGGACACCGGGGTCATCGCCGCCGTCCTGATCCTCAATGCCTTCATCGGATTCGTTCAGGAGCTCAAGGCTGAAAAACAGGTCCAGGCCTTGAAGAGCATGGTGGTGGCCAAGGCTCGGGTGCTCCGGGACGGGAAAGAGGTCGAAATCAACGGCGAGGCGCTGGTTCCCGGGGATATCGTGCTCCTGGCATCCGGCGGGCGGGTGCCGGCGGATGTCCGTCTGATAAAGACCATCGAACTCAAAGCGGACGAAGCCTTGCTCACCGGGGAGTCCGTCCCGGCTGAAAAGAAGAGTGAAACCATCCCCGATGACAACCTCACGCCCGGCGATCAGCGCAACATGGCCTTTATGGGCACGGTGATCGTCAACGGACGGGGCAAGGGGGTCGTGGTGGCCACTGGCTCCAGGACGGTTCTGGGCGGTATCGCCAAAGACGTCAAGGAGATACGGGTGGCGCAGTCTCCGCTGCAGGAGCGGATTGACCGTTTTGCCCGCGCCATCGGCATCATCGTCCTGGTGGCCGCGACGCTTCTCTTTCTGGTCGGCATCCTGGTGGGCATAGATGCCGTGGACATGTTCATGACAGCCGTGGCGGCCACGGTGGCCACCATCCCCGAGGGGCTTCCCATTGTGGTCACTATCGCCCTGGCCATCGGAGTGGCGCGCATGGCGCAGCGCAACGCCATTATTCGGAAGCTTCCGGCCGTCGAGACGCTGGGCAGCACGACGGTGATCTGTTCCGACAAGACCGGCACCCTCACGCGCAACGAAATGACGGTCAAGCAGGCCTACGACGGGCAAACCCTCTACGAGTTTACCGGCACCGGCTACAACCCAGAGGGTGGAATCCTCAAAGATGGGGAGGTCGTGGACCTGGCCGGTGCGGAGCAGCTTCAGTTGATCCTCAGGATCGGACTGCTCTGCAATGAATCCCGCGTGTACGAGGAGGGCGGTGAGTACCGGGTGGACGGGGACCCCACGGAGGGGGCGCTTATCGTTTCGGCCATGAAGGCCGGTATGGACCCCGAGCGGGAGCGGGAGGCCTTCCCTCAACTGGCAATCATTCCGTTTGAATCCGACCGTGGGTACATGGCCACCCTGCACCGGGCGGACCGTCGCAACCTGATTTTTGTCAAGGGGGCTCCCGAGAAGCTATTGGACCTGTGCACCCAAGGCCGAACGGAAGTCTCGGCGGAATTCTCGCGAACGGCCGAGGAATTCGGGCGCCAGGGGCTGCGTGTTTTGGGCATGGCCTGCAAGGAAGTCCCGGCCGATCAAACGGACATGACCATGGCAGACCTGAAATCCGATCTCGTGTTCGTCGGATTGCAGGGGATGATCGACCCTCCCCGGCCGGAGGCCATCGAAGCCGTTGCGGGCTGCAGGGATGCGGGGATTCGGGTGGTGATGATCACCGGGGACCATGCCGTCACCGCCCTGGCCATCGCCAGGAAGCTCGGCATCGCACCGGAAGAGGAGGCGGTGGAGGATCTGACGTCCAAGCCGGTGGATACACTGAGCGACGAGGAGATCCTCGAACTGTTCCAAGAATTGGTGACAGCTTTGGCCGTGCGTTCGGGACTGGTATCTCGCGAGGCCGAAAGCGCCACCGCTAAGCGTGTGCAGGCCATGAGCAACCCGGAATTCCTGGGGTTGCTCAAGGGCGTTCTGGCTTCGCTGGTCAAGAGGGCCGGACCCGAAGGGGCCGTGCGGAACGTGCTTTCCGGCAAGGAAATCGAGACCATGAGCGACGACGACCTCTACCATTTGGTCCAGAAGGTCTCCGTGTACGCCCGCGTCTCGCCACAGCACAAGCTGCGCATCACCCGGCAGCTCATCAAACGTGGCGAAATCGTGGCCATGACGGGAGACGGCGTCAACGACGCCCCGGCCCTCAAGGCGGCCCACATTGGGGTGGCCATGGGCAGGAGCGGTACCGACGTGGCCAAGGAAGCCTCGGACATGGTCATCGCCGATGACAACTTCGCCAGCATCTATCGGGCCGTGGAGCTGGGAAGGGTCGTGTTCGACAACATTCGCAAGGTCACTTTCTTCCTGATTCCGACCGGTATAGCCGCCATCATCACCATCCTGGCCACCGTGATGCTCGGCTTGCCGCTTCCCTACCTGCCGGCGCAGCTGCTCTGGATCAACATCGTCACCAACGGCCTGCAGGATGTGGCGCTCGCTTTCGAGCCGGGAGAAAAAGACGTCCTCAAGCGGCCGCCGCGGCCTCCTCGATCCGGCATTTTCAACCGCCTCATGGTGGAGCGCACCATCATCGTGGCCCTGCTGATCTCGGCGGGGGTCATCTACGAATTCATCCACGACCTGAATCGGGGCGCCTCCCTCGAGAAGGCCCGGACCATGGCCGTGACCCTCACGGTTTTCTTCCAGTTCTTCCAGGCTTTCAACAGCCGGTCCGAGTTGCAGTCGCTTTTCACGATGAATCCCTTGGGCAACCCGTTCCTTTTCTTCGGCACCCTTGCCGCCTTTGGCGCGCACCTTGCCGCCATTTATCACCCGGCCCTGCAGTGGCTCTTCGGCATGGTGCCCATCACTCTCGAGGAATGGATGCGGATCGCCCTTCTCTCCTTCACCGTCGTGGTGGTGGTGGAAATCGACAAACTCGTGCGCAGAATCATCGCCGGCCAACGGTGA